A single window of Cryptococcus neoformans var. neoformans JEC21 chromosome 3 sequence DNA harbors:
- a CDS encoding tRNA-intron endonuclease, putative — MAQQQPQLKLPPRARYAANNRKYGTPLPILFPSSSSASSKSILTSFLPSLSSARVEIQHITGEYDPTTGSVWITDPKMMDLAFQKGFFGKGSLSRSEPSWRSRRIGLLKGGDTLAAEQMREKRRLERKQFKIDRAQAMLDAAKKAEAIVAAAKSQPEPKAQSQLQPGDNEGDDVEDGEGEGDEADVSLVVTPDNEVDLEGEAETQSQLPAGGEALASQSQIEIDPLSLTPQTFLVRPTRPDANRNRGRNAFRRRPPQSQAQAQVQDNTDTSVATPAVVTAPSTEQTTQAPADADVDMEAEEDLFDESLVEEMEYLQLSIEESLFLSLAIGVLRVYDPSTGMYLTPTSNSADAGELLKLLLPRPSPSSPLSAQLSVSEGKGAPLLPDNPALVSYAVYHHFRSLGWVVKDGIKFCVDWLLYRRGPVFSHSAFACVIIPVYADTHDQAVSPYGGEDWYEEKMSWKWMNTVIRVNALVQKNVIAVYITIPPISSFPSNLKLADGTLDPKKNDLKSLLKSYTIREVALTRFGATRRRD; from the exons ATGGCCCAACAGCAACCGCAGTTGAAACTTCCACCGAGGGCCCGATACGCAGCCAATAACCGTAAATACGGCACACCTCTGCCTATCCTattcccctcttcctcctccgcatcttccaaatccatcctcacatctttccttccgTCTCTATCCTCTGCTAGAGTTGAAATCCAGCATATCACAGGCGAATATGATCCAACTACAGGAAGTGTATGGATAACAGACCCGAAAATGATGGATTTGGCTTTTCAAAAAGGTTTCTTTGGGAAAGGTAGCCTGAGTAGGAGTGAACCGAGTTGGCGGTCGAGGAGGATTGGATTGTTGAAAGGTGGTGATA CTCTAGCGGCAGAGCAAATGCGCGAGAAGAGGCGATTAGAGCGTAAGCAATTCAAGATTGATAGGGCGCAAGCAATGCTGGATGCGGCCAAAAAGGCGGAAGCCATCGTAGCGGCTGCAAAATCTCAACCGGAACCGAAAGCGCAATCTCAACTTCAACCTGGTGATAACGAAGGGGACGATGTAGAAGAtggcgaaggagaaggggacgAAGCAGACGTCTCGCTCGTGGTCACTCCCGATAATGAGGTCGACTTGGAGGGAGAAGCGGAAACACAATCACAATTACCAGCCGGGGGAGAAGCATTGGCCAGCCAAAGCCAAATCGAGATTGATCCACTCAGCTTGACGCCGCAGACGTTCCTTGTCCGACCGACAAGGCCGGATGCGAATCGGAATAGGGGGAGAAATGCTTTTCGTCGGCGACCCCCTCAATCTCAGGCTCAAGCTCAGGTTCAGGACAATACTGATACATCTGTGGCCACTCCCGCCGTTGTTACCGCACCCTCGACCGAACAAACTACCCAAGCCCCCGCCGACGCTGACGTCGATATGGAAGCCGAAGAGGACCTATTTGACGAATCCCTcgttgaagagatggaataTCTCCAACTCTCCATCGAAGaatccctcttcctctccctaGCCATCGGGGTGCTTCGTGTGTACGATCCTTCCACTGGCATGTACCTCACCCCGACATCGAACTCTGCGGATGCAGGCGAGCTATTGAAATTGCTCCTCCCTAGGCCCTCACCGTCTTCACCTCTTTCTGCCCAATTGTCTGTCTCTGAGGGTAAAGGAGCACCGTTATTGCCGGATAACCCTGCACTAGTTAGTTATGCGGTGTACCACCATTTCAGAAGTCTGGGCTGGGTTGTGAAGGATGGCATCAAGTTCTGTGTAGATTGGCTTTTGTACCGCCGAGGACCAGTGTTTTCCCATTCTGC TTTCGCGTGCGTTATCATCCCTGTGTATGCTGATACGCATGACCAAGCGGTTTCACCGTATGGGGGGGAGGATTGGtatgaagaaaagatgagTTGGAAGTGGATGAACACCGTTATCAGGGTGAATGCGCTCGTACAAAAG AACGTCATCGCAGTTTATATCACTATACCGCctatttcttccttcccatccaACTTGAAGTTAGCGGATGGCACCCTCGatccaaagaagaatgatCTCAAGAGTCTGTTAAAGAGCTATACCATTCGAGAAGTAGCGCTT ACGAGGTTTGGAGCTACAAGACGACGTGATTAG
- a CDS encoding voltage-dependent ion-selective channel, putative, whose translation MSQAVPPSWRDLGKSSSDLLLKDYPIQGTSLEVKTLTPSNVAFKVAGTKDAKTDAISGDIEGKYVDFKNGLTFTQGWTTTNVLRTQLELENQIAKGLKFDLATTLNPAKASKSAILTAIYKQPSLHTRATVDLFKGPTFTADTVVGRDGFLVGAEASYDVLSGAITRYAGAVGFSAPEYAVTLHGLGNLSTFAASYYHKVSKDVEAGAKAVYDTKSTAGNVSLEVGAKTYLDNAAFVKAKINNAGVLSLGYTQALRPGVKASAGVSVDTTRLNEPTAGQAAHKVGASIVFNA comes from the exons CCCCATCCAGGGTACTTCTCTCGAGGTCAAGACCCTTACTCCTTCCAACGTCGCCTTCAAGGTCGCCGGTACCAAGGACGCCAAGACCGATGCCATCTCTGGTGACATCGAGGGCAAGTACGTCGACTTCAAGAACGGCTTGACCTTCACCCAG GGCTGGACCACCACCAACGTTCTCCGAACTCAACTCGAGCTCGAGAACCAGATTGCCAAGGGCTTAAAGTTTGACCTTGCTACCACCCTCAACCCCGCTAAGGCTTCCAAGTCTGCCATCTTGACTGCCATCTACAAGCAGCCTTCTTTGCACACTCGTGCCACTGTTGACCTCTTCAAG GGCCCCACCTTCACCGCTGACACCGTTGTCGGTCGTGACGGTTTCCTTGTTGGTGCCGAGGCTTCTTACGATGTCCTCTCCGGCGCCATCACCCGATACGCTGGTGCCGTCGGCTTCTCTGCCCCCGAGTACGCCGTCACCCTTCACGGTCTCGGTAACCTCTCCACCTTCGCCGCCTCTTACTACCACAAGGTTTCCAAGGACGTCGAGGCTGGTGCCAAGGCCGTTTACGACACCAAGTCCACCGCTGGTAATGTCTCCCTCGAGGTCGGTGCCAAGACCTACCTT GACAACGCTGCCTTTGTCAAGGCCAAGATCAACAACGCCGGTGTCCTCTCCCTTGGTTACACCCAAGCTCTCCGACCCGGTGTCAAGGCGTCCGCTGGTGTTTCCGTTGACACCACCCGTCTCAACGAGCCCACCGCTGGTCAGGCCGCCCACAAGGTTGGCGCTTCCATTGTTTTCAACGCTTAA